Part of the Tolypothrix sp. PCC 7910 genome, AATATTACTCAGAATGCTATGCAAAGCATAAATCGGGCTAAAAGCTGGGTATTTTTCTAATGGGCGACCATCTTTAACAATATCTTTCAACTCTTTACCACTGTGCATTGCTGACATCAGCGATTCTAACTCGGCATACTCAAATTGTCTTAAGGCATTAGCCCCCGCCCGTTCTAAGTCTGTTCCTTGCAATGCTTCTTTTTGTGCTGCTTCTGCGGCAATTTTAGCGCTTTGTGCTTGTGTCAGGCTTGCTTGTGCTTGCTTTAAAGTTTCATCAGCCTGTCTAGCTTTTAATTCTGCATCTGCTTGTTGTTTTTCTGCCAGTTTTACTTTATTATCAGCAATTCTTACTTTTTCCGTAGCCGTTTTAATTCTCTCTTCTGCTTGGGCGTTTTTCTCCTGTAAAGTTGCTGCTTCTTGGTTTACCTTATCTAACTCTGCTTTAGCAGTTAATAAGTTTTTATTAGCCTGTTGCGTCGCCTTTTTTGCTGCTGCTGATTCAGCTTCTGCCACTTTTTTATTATTTAGCTCTTTTTGATAATTTTTTTCTAAATTTTGCTTTTTATCTTCTAAGCCTTTAGCAATTTTCTGAATCTCTCCCAGTCGCTTTTCTGTCTCCAGCTTTTGTAAATTTACATTTTCTAAATTAGTATTCGCTTGTGCCATTTTTGCAAGTGAATCTTGCTTGTCTTTATTAGCAATATTGGCCTCGCTAATTTTATTAATTGCATACAAAGCAGATAAACCTGCCGCTAATAATAAAACTATTGCCAAACCAGAACTCAAAGCTAATCTATTCCGCCCTTGCTTAATTTTCTGTTCCGCTTCTCTATTAGCATCAGCTAATATTTTCTTAGCTGCTTGTTCCCGTTATAAATTCTCTTCCGCTTGCAAACGTTGCTCACGTTCCTTCGCCAATTCTTCTAATAACTCATTCCCCTGTTGGCGGCGAATCAAATCAACTAAATAATCATGCACCAATTGATAACGTTCCGCCGGAGGCTCTTGTACAAGCAATACCAAACCAGATTTAATAAAAATCTCCAACACCAAATCTAATTCCTCATCCGATGCTGGTAAATTTGCGGCTAACTCATCCTTAGTTTTTAGTGTTCTTGTGCCATTCTCATCAGTCAATAAATATAAAACTAATCTCGCAGCACTTTCATTAACAGCACCACAATCTTTTATTACTTCCTCTAAAAATCGCTCAACTAATTTTTCTTTCGTCCCCGCCTGACGATACCTTTCTAAACTCGTAATTTTCTCAGTTTGCAATTGCGCCCCCACAATTTGCAACTCAATCGGGCGAACTTCCCCAATTTCCCCCGCCAAATCCTTCACCAATTCATCAATTAAATTAGGCTCTAAATAAAAATGTGTCCTCTCCGTCAAACTCTCAATGAGAGTCTTCGCATCATCGCTTGAAAAATTCCCCAAATAATAACGAATATTTTTATCCAGAATATTATTATTAATAACCGTTAAATCAAATAACCTATCTAATTCCAATAAATAATGTAAATAATCTTCCCGCAAAGACAAAATTACCTTGACAAAAGGTATATTTAAGCAATCTCGCAGAAAATCATAAAACGGTCGCCTTTGAGCTTGGTCTTGATAAACAAAGAAAAACTCTTCAAACTGATCAAATATTAAAACCGTTAATAAATTCCGTCCTTCATTATGCCGCAACTGCGCTAATATCTCAGCCGCAGAATTAAGAGATATTCCCCCCAACCTCTCAACATTTTCTCCTAAACTCCTACCTAACATTCCCACCCAATCTGTATAACTCCGCAACAAAATTGGTAAAACATCTCGCTCACCAATTGGTTTTTCTTGCAAAGCTGGGATTAATCCCCCTTGTAAAATTGAACTTTTCCCCACTCCCGACTGTCCATGAATTACAGTCAATTTATATTCATTTCTGCTCACTCTTTCCCGTAACCGCCGCACATCTTGCACTCGGCTAGAAACTGCAATTTCTTGAGCAATAGTTTCCGTATTTTCTGCTGGTATTTGTGCTGGGTTAATAGCCTGTCGCTGCGGGTTAAGATAAGATGCACCCACAAAAGCCCGAAACCCATATTGCTGTTCAATTTGTAATCGTTCTTGCTTAAGATGAAAAGCATCTAAATATCTAGCTTGCTCAAAATAGAGTAAGCGCAATTTCTCTAAAATCGATATATATAATTGCGGGTTATACTGCGGCTGAGTTTCCGATTTTGCTAACTCCAAGCTATCAATTGCAGCTGCAATATCACCTAAACCCTGTTGCGAACCAGCCAATATAAACCGATATAACCCCGCCTCCTTGTAAAATTCGGGGAAAGCAGGGTGGTTTCATACAAACAGAGAAAAATAATAATGATTCATAGGGGGAAATAAAACATTTACAACAGGCGAAGTATGAATCTGCTCGAGCAGTTGCAACAAGTTCCAGACTATCGGCATATCCGAGGACGAAGACACGAGCTATGGTTAGTTTTGTTGTTAATATTACTAGGAGCAATGACGGGGTACTGGGGTTATCGACCACTGGAGGACTTTACTAAGGTACATCGGCAAAGCTTGATTCAAATGTTAGAACTGACAGATGATATTAAGTTTCCTTCATACTCGACATTCCGACGGGTACTAAAAACCATCGATTTTCAGCCATTAACAGACTTATTTAATACTTGGGCATTGGCGATCGCCTCACCAAAACCAGAGGAAAGATTAGCAGTTGATGCTAAGAGCATTCGTTGCACACTGACAGATTATAGTCAGTCATATCAGAACTTTATCTCGGTTGTGTCAGTATTTAGTCACCAACGTGGTGTTGTTGTCCAGATGCAAGCATTTGCTAATAAACAAGTCAGCGAAGTCGCAGTTGTGCAACAGTTAATATCTGAGTTTACAGATTCTAGCGTCATGTTTACCCTGGATGCTCTGCACTGTCAAAAAAAACAGTATCGTTGATTATCAATACAGATAATGATTATTTGATTGGATTGAAGGAAAACCAGCCTAAACTCTACAAAATGGCTCAAACTCAATTCCTTCAATCACCTCCACTCAGTTGTGCCACAGCTATTGATTCGGGGCATTCCAGAATTGTCAAACGCACTTGCCAAGTATTTGCAGTTCCCGAATCACTTCAAAATCAATGGGCTGGACTCAAAACATTTGTTGTTGTCGAGCGTCAGGGTGAACGCGATCGCCAACCATTTCACGAATATCAGTTTTACATTTGTAGTCAACATCTCGAAGCTCAACAATTGCTTGCTGATACTCAAGGACACTGGGGAATTGAAAATCGACTACACTGGGTCAAAGATGTGACATTTTCCGAAGATTTTCCACTGCGTCGTGGTGGCAATGCTCCTGTCAATTGGGCAATTTTGCACACCTTTTTCATTACGATCGCCAGATTTTTTGGTTTCCGAACTATCCCTCAAGCACAACGTGCCTTATCCAACCAACTCCAAAAGGTTTTTTCTCTGTTTGTATGAAACCACCCTGCTTGTAAAATTCGGGGAAAGGGGAAGGGGTAAGGGAGAAAGGTTTTGTATTTTCCCCTTCCCCTTTAACCTTTTCCCTTTCTCCATCTCGTGCAAATAGCGCTTTTGCAAGATTTATATTGACAAAGGCTGGAAATTGCTCCCCATTACTCGCCATGACATTTAATATCTCTGCCAAGCTAGCTAAAACTTCCAGCGCTTGTTGTGCAAAATGCTGCGCCTCATCCCAACGCGATTTTTGTAACGCCACCTCAGCCAAAAAACCATAATCTTGAGCTATTTGTAACGGCGTACCGTTATTTTCATGCAGAATTAAAGCTTGTTCCGCCAGTCCTTGTAAATCACTCCAAGCTTGTAAACTACGCAGCACTTCACCCAATTTACTAATATATTCAGCAATTAAATCTGGCTTTTGTGCTTGCTCAAAAATCACAATTGCTTGCTGAAAATAATTCCTCGCTTCTTGCCAATATTCTTGATTATCTACCTGCTGAATGTTCGCTTGACGTTGATAAGCTAAAGCAATATGAGCCAATAATATGCCATAGCGTTCTAAATTATTACTGCCTCGCCAAAACCCCACACTTTCTTGATAGTGTGATAAAGCTGCATCTATCCGGTCATGTAAATAATCATCATACCCCAACACAAATTCTAGACTAGCTATAATTGCCGCATCTAAAACTTGCCCCCGGCTTTGCAAATCTTGACGCGCCGTTGTTAATTCCCCACAAATTTGCGAACTTGGTTTAACATCACCTGCAAATATTTCATCAGTCTTTTGTTGCAGAAACTCTATTAAATTATGGGTACTATTATTAAAATTAATTGTCGTCGCCCAATTATCCAAATCTGCAGCCAAGCGAATCATTTTTTGCAGCACTTGGTCATTAATCCACAATAAAATCGGAAACGGAAAATTCTTTCTAAACTCCTCCCGCACCTGATTAGCCGCAGTCAGTACCGTATCAATATCCTTAACCGACTCCAAACCAAAAATCATCAATGCTGGTGGCTGTTCATCTCCCAACTCTGCCTTAATAGCACTGTAAAGCGTTTTCACCGATGCAGGTAAAGTGATTTCCTTAATTTCCACCGTCGATAATTCATGGATACGCTGCACCATCTGCTGACGCAAAGCCCAATAATTACAGCGCAACAATATCAGCGAAAATTCACCTTGAGAAAGCCTAATTGCCCTTACCAGAGTTTGCAACGAACTTTCATTATCAGCACCTAAATTTTCTGCTTCTTCATGAGTCACTTTCCTGTGCCCCAAATTCCAAATTTCAACAATGAAAATAAAATAATTGTAGGGTGTGTTAGGCGCACATAGCGAGATAATTTGTCATCAAAACCATAATTTCAGCGCCTAACGCACCGCCAATTTATCCGTAGGGTGTGTTAGGCGCACATAGCGAAATAATTTGTCATCAAAACGACAATTTCAGCGCCTAACGCACCACTTATATCTCGGGTTAGCGATGCATAATCCTGCATTATAAAAAATTCACGTTGTTGGGTGGGTTTGGCGGTGCGTTACGCCGAAGGCTAACGCACCCTACCAAATTTATCTATCGGGTTAGCGATGCATAATCCTGGTTATAAAACAACAATTAACATCTTTCCCATGCCCTATGCCCTATGCCCCATGCCCAAATTTTATTCCTTCGCCTCCGTCAAAATCGGATTAATATCAAACCAAGAACCATCCTCATCCCGATATTCAAATACAAACATACTGCGGAGTAAAAGGTCATACTTTTCATGACCTCTAAAAATTTTATCCTGCGCCACCTCCCGCAACAATTCCCATTCATCTGGTGTAATCGCTAAACTTAATTCATTCCGCCGTTGTTTAAT contains:
- a CDS encoding WD40 repeat domain-containing protein — protein: MAIVLLLAAGLSALYAINKISEANIANKDKQDSLAKMAQANTNLENVNLQKLETEKRLGEIQKIAKGLEDKKQNLEKNYQKELNNKKVAEAESAAAKKATQQANKNLLTAKAELDKVNQEAATLQEKNAQAEERIKTATEKVRIADNKVKLAEKQQADAELKARQADETLKQAQASLTQAQSAKIAAEAAQKEALQGTDLERAGANALRQFEYAELESLMSAMHSGKELKDIVKDGRPLEKYPAFSPIYALHSILSNIKERNQFQGDLVFPINVSFSPDGKTIATASSGGTAQLWNLQGQLLQEFKGHQEWVRGVSFSPDGKTIATASLDNTARLWPVENLDEFLVRGCGWLQLYLKNPNVNLSESDRHLCENL
- a CDS encoding ATP-binding protein, with the translated sequence MAGSQQGLGDIAAAIDSLELAKSETQPQYNPQLYISILEKLRLLYFEQARYLDAFHLKQERLQIEQQYGFRAFVGASYLNPQRQAINPAQIPAENTETIAQEIAVSSRVQDVRRLRERVSRNEYKLTVIHGQSGVGKSSILQGGLIPALQEKPIGERDVLPILLRSYTDWVGMLGRSLGENVERLGGISLNSAAEILAQLRHNEGRNLLTVLIFDQFEEFFFVYQDQAQRRPFYDFLRDCLNIPFVKVILSLREDYLHYLLELDRLFDLTVINNNILDKNIRYYLGNFSSDDAKTLIESLTERTHFYLEPNLIDELVKDLAGEIGEVRPIELQIVGAQLQTEKITSLERYRQAGTKEKLVERFLEEVIKDCGAVNESAARLVLYLLTDENGTRTLKTKDELAANLPASDEELDLVLEIFIKSGLVLLVQEPPAERYQLVHDYLVDLIRRQQGNELLEELAKEREQRLQAEENL